The DNA sequence acaccatgggctgcaggaagAGGATGAAGACCCCGCAGAGCACCAAACCCCCTCCCACCGCCAAGGCCACCGTCAAGGCCACCGCGCGGTACAGAGACCACCGGCCGGAGACGCGGGGCCAACcccggctgggggggggggcaggggggtcggGTTGCCCCAATTCCAGGCTGAGGGTGACGGTGGGCACCTGCCCAGGGGGTTTGGGGTGCCCGGGGGGGACGTAGAGCAAGCCCTTGGGGCGGCTGAAGCGGACGgagccggcggggccggggggtaGGAGAGCCAGGAGGTCGGCGCGGGTGGGCAACGCCGGGGGTCCGCGGCGGCGCGGCAACGCCGTGGGGCGGCGGCAGATGGGGCAGAGCAAAGTGGGGGCGTCGGGGGCCACCACGGTGACCCTGGCCAGGCATTCGAGGCAGAAGGTGTGACCGCACCCCAACACCTTGGGCACCTTGAAAAGCCGATCGTAGGGGGCGAAGCAGATGACGCAATCCAGGGGGGAGACCCCCTCGGTGTCCCCATCCATGGCGGTGGCGGCCAACGGCCCTGGCAGGCGGAAAGAGCGAGACGGTGTTTACCCGGCAGCccgtggggtggggggggacaccaggaaaaaaaaaaaaaaagaaaaaaaaaaaaaaaggggggggggtaCACAAGCCATAtcacccccaaacccacaccCCAGGGTGCCAAGACCCCCCCCCTCGGAGATCCCAGTCCTCCCCCTAAAATATTCCGGGGGTCCAACCTTCAAGTACCGGCACTCACACCCTCTCCCAAGCTCAGCCAGcgcccccccccttcctcccaacttgggggggggggggggggggcgtcaagctcagccccctccccgctttTCTCACCTGCACCCCGAGGTGCCAGCGGCTGGAAGGAGCTCGCCGAGGTGCCGAGCCGGCAGTGCCAGGACCCAGGACCGGCTGCCACCGACACACCCACCACCCTGCCTCGCCCGCGTGAGCAGGGCGACCGTCCCCTCCCCCCACGTTTGGAGaacacccccaaacccccccacCGACCTCAGCGAGGGTCTCGGGCCACCCCAGGGGAGATCccgctcccccccaccccccacccaccgcAGGAGGGGCAGGATCAGTCCcaactctttatttttttcccccaatccTTTCTTCCGCCTTCTGTCCCGCCCTGGTACCGGGTgccgctccccacccccacacagggaagaacagagtgcaaaaaggggggggggggggggcaccacAGCAGGAAGCACCCCAACCTTTCCCGGGGAGAGCAACAACGCACATCTGGTTTCAGGACACGGCAGGGACAAACGCGACAGGGtcacccccctgctccccacatcAGGgaccaccccccaccaccaccccacagcacccaacCCCAACGGCgtgtccccccccgccccacagcacagggaggaccgagggggggggggacacccaGAGCAAGTGAATTTTATTGGGGGAGGGTGACAACAGGAGCTTTTTTTAACGGTTGGACTTGGCCACACGCTCCAGCTCGTCCTTCTTCTTGATGGCGTAGGAGTTGGAAGAGCCCTGGGGGGGAGGCGAGATGGGTGTGAGTCAgtttgggtgggtgggaggggggggttCTGTTGTCCCCAACTCATGGGAGAAGGTGACAGAGGTgacaggtggttttttttttttatccccctCCTCACCTTCGCGGCGTTGATCAGTTCATCAGCCAAGCACTCTGCGATGGTTTTGATGTTCCGGAAAGCGGCTTCACGAGCTCCGGTGCACAGCAGCCAGATGGCCTGGGGACACAAAAAAAGATGTTGGGGaccgattaaaaaaaaaaaaaaaaaaaaaaaaaaaaaaaaaaaaagacatttgggCCGTGGGGTGGCAACCCCACGGGGGTTTAGGTATGAAGAAGGGGGGGTACCTGGTTGACGCGTCGCAGAGGGGACACGTCCACGGCTTGTCTACGGACGGTGCCGGCACGACCGATGCGGGTCGAGTCCTCCCGGGGTCCGGAGTTAATGATGGCGTTCACCAAGACTTGCAGGGGGTTCTGCCAGAGGacaggtgtgtgtgggggggggaaaaatcagcccccctgcacccaaaaaacccaccttggCAGCCTAAAAaccaccccgcccccccccccccggggtggCTTACAAATCTCCCCGACCCCCGTGCCCTTCTCACCTCCCCGGTGAGCAGATGGATGATCTCGAAGGCGTGCTTGACGATACGCACAGTCATGAGTTTCTTGCCGTTATTCCGACCGTGCATCATCATGGAATTGGTGAGTCGCTCGACAATGGGGCACTGGGCTTTCCGGAAGCGCTTGGCAGCGTAACGCCCGGCGCTGTGGGGCAGGTACTTGGCGTATTTTTCCTTCACGGCGATGTAATCCTGGTGGGACACCAAGTCAGGTTCCTCCCGTCGGCGGGAGCGATGCGGGAACCGCCGTCGCTACAACCCTGCCTTGTGGTCATCCCACcgcccatccccccccccccccccccccccccccccaaaaaaaataaatatacctGGAGGGAAATATCGTTGATCTGCACGTCATCGGTGCTCCATTTGCCAAAAAGTTTGATGTCGGGGGTCTCGGTGACGGCGGGGGCCGTCTCCCAGTCGGTCATGCTGCAAAAACCACAGGACAAGGGTCAGGAGTGACACCTGTACCCACTgatcccacccacccccccccccagaccccaccaccccccccagaccccacaCCTGGGAGGATCCAGATTGAATTCCTttgattaaaaggaaaaagcaagtgCTTCTGGGTCACACACGGGCCCGGGACCCCCAAGTCCCACCTCAGGTGCCCCACACACGGGCCCGGGACCCCCAAGTCCCACCTCAGGGCCCACACACACGGGCCCGGGACCCCCAAGTCCCACCTCAGGCGCCCCCCACACATGGGCCCGGGACCCCCAAGTCCCACCTCAGGGCCCACACACACAGGCCCGGGACCCCCACGTCCCACCTCAGGTGCCCCACACACACGCCTGGGACCCCCACGTCCCACCTCAGGTGCCCCACACACGGGCCCGGGACCCCCAAGTCCCACCTCAGGTGCCCCACACACGGGCCCGGGACCCCCAAGTCCCACCTCAGGTGCCCCACACACGGGCCTGGGACCCCCAAGTCCCACCTCAGGCGCCCCCACACACAGGCCTGGGACCCCCAACTGCCACCTCAGGGCCCACACACACAGGCCCGGGACCCCCAACTGCCACCTCAGGGCCCACACACACAGGCCTGGGACCCCCAACTGCCACTTCAGGTGCCCCACACACAGGCCTGGGACCCCCCACTGCCACCTCAGGGCCCCACACACGGGCCCGGGACCCCCACATCCCACCTCAGGCACCCCCACACACGGGCCTGGGACCCCCAAGTCCCACCTCAGGTGCCCCCACACACAGGCCCGGGACCCCCAAGTCCCACCTCAGGTGCCCCCACACATGCCTGGGACCCCCAACTGCCACCTCAGGGCCCACACACAGGCCTGGGACCCCCAACTGCCACCTCAGGGCCCACACACAGGCCCGGGACCCCCCACTGCCACCTCAGGGCCCCACATACAGGCCCGGGACCCCCAACTCCCACCTCAGGCCCCACACACAGGCCCGGGACCCCCAACTCCCACCTCAGGGCCCCACACACACAGGCCCGGGACCCCCCACTGCCACCTCAGGGACCACACACAGGCTTGAGACCCCCAACTCCCACCTCAGGCCCCACACACACGCCTGGGACCCCCCAAGTCCCACTTAAAGGCCCACACACACGCCTGGGACCCCCAACTGCCACCTCAGGTGCCCCAACACACACGCCTGGGACCCCCAACTCCCACCTCAGGGCCCCCACACACGGGCCCGGGACCCCCAACTCCCACCTCAGGTGCCCCACACACGGGCCCGGGACCCCCAACTCCCACCTCAGGTGCCCCACACACGGGCCCGGGACCCCCAAGTCCCACCTCAGGTGCCCCACACACGGGCCCGGGACCCCCAACTCCCACCTCAGGGCCCACACACAGGCCTGGGACCCTCAACTCCCACCTCAGGGCCCCACACACAGGCCCGGGACCCCCAACTCCCACCTCAGGCCCCACACACCCAGGCCCGGGACCCCCAACTCCCACCTCAGGCCCCACACACACGCCTGGGACCCCCCAAGTCCCACTTAAAGGCCCACACACACGCCTGGGACCCCCAACTGCCACCTCAGGGCCCCACACACAGGCCTGGGACCCAAACTCCCACCTCAGGCCCCACACACACGCCTGGGACCCCCAACTGCCACCTCAGGCCCCACACACAGGCCTGGGACCCAAACTGCCACCTCAGGGCCCCACACACAGGCCTGGGACCCCCAACTGCCACCTCAAGGCCCCCACACATGCCTGGGACCCCCAACTCCCACCTCAGGGTCCCCACACACAGGCTTGAGACCCCCAACTCCCACCTCAGGCCCCACACACAGGCCTGGGACTCCAAACTCCCACCTCACGGCCCCACACACAGGCCTGGGACCCAAACTGCCACCTCAGGGCCCCACACGCAGGCCTGGGACCCCCAACTGCCACCTCAGGCCCCACACACAAGCCTGGGACCCAAACTGCCACCTCAGGgcccacacacacacgcctGGGACCCCCAAGTCCCACCTCAGGGCCCACCCACACAGGCCTGGGACCCCCAACTCCCACCTCAGGGCCCACACACAGGCCTGGGACCCCCAACTCCCACCTCAGGGCCCACACACAGGCCCGGGACCCCCAACTGTCACCTCAGGGCCCCACACACAGGCCTGGGACCCACCACTACCACCTCAGGGCCCCACACACAGGCCTGGGACCCCCAACTGCCACCTCAGGGCCCACACACACGCCTGGGACCCCCAAGTCCCACCTCAGGAGCCCCACACACAGGCCTGGGACCCCCAACTGCCACTTCAGGTGCCCCCACACACAGGCCCGGGACCCCCAACTCCCACCTCAGGGCCCACACACAGGCCTGGGACCCCCAACTGCCACCTCAGGGCCCACACACACGCCTGGGACCCCCAAGTCCCACCTCAGGGCCCCACACACGGGCCTGGGACCCCCAACTCCCACCTCAGGGCCCACACACAGGCCTGGGACCCCCAAGTCCCACCTCAGGAGCCCCACACACAGGCCTGGGACCCCCAACTCCCACCTCAGGGCCCATCCCTCAGCCTCGGGCCCCCCTACAGACCCGGGGACCCCCAAACTCGCCGCACTCACATGGCGACAGTCCCCACTCCGGAGCGGAAAAAGGGCGGGGCAGCGGGTTTCCCGGCGCCTTATGCAGGGGCCGCCGCGCACTGGGTAAGGCGATCGCCGTCAACCAATCACAGGTCGTACCGCGCCTGACGTCACCGGGTGCCAGGCAGATCCTGGCCCTGCGGGTTGCGGGAGACGAAAGCGAaagggccgggggcggcgggacccccccggggcagcccagCGCTCAGCACCCGCTCAGGGCCTGTGTCCCTCGTGCCCCCGTGTCCCTCCTGTCCCTGTATCCCTTGTGTCCCTTGTGCCCCATGTCCCCCATGGCCCGTGCCCCGCGTGCCTCATGGCCCCCATGGCCCCCGTGCCCCGTGTCCCTTGTGCCCTCatgtcccctgtgtccccatgtccccccatgtccccgtgtcccccatGCCCTGTGTCCCTTGTGCCTCatgtcccctgtgtccccatgtccccccgtGTCCCTTGTGACCCGTGTCCCCCATGCCCTGTGTCCCTTGTGCCTCatgtcccctgtgtccccatgtccccccgtgtcccccatGCCCTGTGTCCCTTGTGCCTCatgtcccctgtgtccccatgtccccccgtgtccccacgTCCCTTGTGCCCCATGTCCCCCATGACCCCCCTGCCCCGTGTCCCTCATGCCTGGCACACGAAGCCCCTCGTGCCCCACGTCCCTCGTGCCCTGTGTCCCCTGTGTCCCTTGTGCCCCCATGTCCCTTGTGCCCCCATGTCCCCCGTACCCCCCGTGCCCCCCGtgccccatgtccctgtgtcccttGTGCCCTTGTGTCCCTTGTGCCCCGTGTCCCCTGTGCCCCATGTCCCTTGTGCCCCATGTCCTTCGTGCCTCGTGTCCCCCGTGTCCCCACGTCCCTTGTGCCCCGTGTCCCCCATGACCCCCCTGCCCCGTGTCCCTCATGCCTGGCACACGAAGCCCCTCGTGCCCCATGTCCCTCGTGCTCTATGTCCCCTGTGTCCCTTGTGCCCCCATGTCCCTCATACCCCCCGtgccccatgtccctgtgtcccttGTGCCCTTGTGTCCCTTGTGCCCCGTGTCCCCCGTGTCCCCACGTCCCTTGTGCCCCATGTCCCCCATGACCCCCACGCCCTGTGTGCCTCGTGCCTGGTCACCCTCGTGCCTGGCACACGAAGCCCCTCGtgccccatgtccctgtgtccttGTGCCCTTGTGTCCCTTGTGCCCCAtgccccccatgtccccacgtCCCTTGTGCCCCATGTCCCCCACGACCCTCATGCCTGGTGACCCTCGTGCCTGGCACACGAAGCCCCTCGTGCCCCGTGTCCCCCGTGTCCCCACGTCCCTTGTGCCCCGTGTCCCCCATGACCCTCGTGCCTGGTGACCCTTGTGCCTGGCACACGAAGCCCCTCGTGCCCTATGTCCCTCATGGCCGGTGTCCCTCGTGCCCAGCACACGACGTCCCCCACGCGTGACCACACCAGtgccaccccacagcccttCCCCCCTATGTGTGACAACACGGGGACCCGGTGACAAACGACCCCTTCACGGCCCCAGGCCACCCCGGAGCATCTTTATTGTCCTCGCCGCAGCATCACCCCCGCGGTGACAGGGACACAGGGTGGGGGGACACCATGGGGGTGACCAGGACGCCATGGGGTGGAGGGGACACACCGTCGGGGCTAGGAGGTCACCGTCCTGGGGGTCCTCAGATGCTGcctgggggggacagggggtggcagaggggaTGCCAGGCCACTTGGGGACAgggcatggggacaggctggaTGTGCCGTTACCTGCGGGGTAGTTGTGTCCCGGGAGGGGAGTGTAACCTGCAAGGGGGGGGTAGAGAAGGTGAGGAGGGTCCGTGTCACCCCAGGCCactgtccccatgcccccccccccaagccactgtccctgtccccccctcCTGGACCCCTCACCCGGTGCCGGTGGCCTGGCCCAGTAGCGATAGACACCCACGATGAAGAAGCTGAGCCCCAACACCATCATCACGGTGGCCGCCGCCACCTTCAAGATCAACCCCAAGGACAAACCGGGAcctgtggggacagggtgggagTGAGCAGCGATGTGACAAggacccccagcatcccaggttgggatggggagggggggggggggtatccccacccccaccactcACCCCAGTCCACCAAGAGGGGCTGGTCCAAGCTGGCGTGTTGCACCGAGCACGTGAAGGTGTCCCCGGCCACCGGGGCCACCATCAAGGTCACCTGTGTCTGGTAGGTCCAGTTGCCGTTGGGGGTGGCAGAGATGGGGGGGGGTCGCCGGGGCCCACGATGTCCCCGTTGTGCAGCCAGATGACGGTCACCTCGGCAGGGTAGAAGCCCCAGATGTGGCAGGTGAGCAGGACGGGAGCGTGGGCGTTGTTGGTCTTGGAGGCGGTGATGAGGGCTtgggggggcgctggggggggggagggggggtggtcAGGGCCGGGGGGAGCCCCCTCCCCGTCCCATGCCATGTCCCCCTGCCACGTCCCCGTGCAATGCAACATTCCTGTGCAAGGTCCCCATGCGACGTGCTCTGCAATGCGTCCGTGCAAAGCCCCGTGCAATATCCCCGTGCAATGTGCAGAGCGATGTCCCCTTGCAACGCTCCGTGCAATGCTCCCATGCAACGCGCTCTGCAGCACCCCTGTGCAATACCCCATGCAGTACCCCATGCGACACTCCACGCAATGCTCCATGCAACGCAACATCCCCATGCAACACTCCATGCAATGCAACAGCCCCATGCAACGCTCCATGCAACACCCCATGCAATGCAACATGCCTGTGCAACACTCCATGCAAAGCCCCATGCAACGCTCCATGCAATGGCCCCATGCAACACCCACATGCAATGCAGCAGCCCCGTGTCAAGCAACACACAACGCTTCATACAACGCCCCCATGCAACGCAACAGCCCCATGCAACGCTCCATGCAATTCTCCATGCAACGCAACAGCCCCATGCAACGCTCCATGCAACACCCTCATGCAATGCAACATCCCTGTGCAACACTCCATGCAACGCCTCCATGCAATGCAACAGCCCCATGCCAAGCAACATGCAACGCTGCATGCAATGCAACAGCCCCATGCAATGCTCCATGCAATGGCCCCATGCAACACCCACATGCAATGCAGCAGCCCCGTGTCAAGCAACACACAACGCTTCATACAACGCCCCCATGCAACGCAACAGCCCCATGCAATACTCCATGCAATTCTCCATGCAACGCAACAGCCCCCTGCAACGCTCCATGCAACACCCCATGCAatgcagcatccctgtgcaaCACTCCATGCAAAGCCCCATGCAatgcagcatccctgtgcaaCACTCCATGCAAAGCCCCATGCAACGCTCCATGCAATGGCCCCATGCAACACCCACATGCAATGCAGCAGCCCCGTGTCAAGCAACACACAACGCTTCATACAACGCCCCCATGCAACGCAACAGCCCCATGCAATGCTCCATGCAATTCTCCATGCAACGCAACAGCCCCTGCAACGCTCCATGCAACACCCTCATGCAATGCAACATCCCCATGCAACGCAACAGCCCCCTGCAACGCTCCATGGAACACCCTCATGCAATGCAACAGCCCCATGCAATGCTCCATGCAATTCTCCATGCAACGCAACAGCCCCCTGCAACGCTCCATGCAACACCCTCATGCAACGCAACATCCCCATGCAACGCTCCATGCAACGCCCCCATGCAACGCTCCATGCAATGGCCCCATGCAACACCCACATGCAATGCAGCAGCCCCGTGTCAAGCAACACACAACGCTTCATACAACGCCCCCATGCAACGCAACAGCCCCATGCAATGCTCCATGCAATTCTCCATGCAACGCAACAGCCCCCTGCAACGCTCCATGCAACACCCCATGCAatgcagcatccctgtgcaaCACTCCATGCAAAGCCCCATGCAACGCTCCATGCAATGGCCCCATGCAACACCCACATGCAATGCAGCAGCCCCGTGTCAAGCAACACACAACGCTTCATACAACGCCCCCATGCAACGCAACAGCCCCATGCAATGCTCCATGCAATTCTCCATGCAACGCAACAGCCCCTGCAACGCTCCATGCAACACCCTCATGCAATGCAACATCCCCATGCAACGCAACAGCCCCCTGCAATGCTCCATGCAACACCCTCATGCAATGCAACAGCCCCATGCAATGCTCCATGCAATTCTCCATGCAACGCAACAGCCCCCTGCAACGCTCCATGCAACACCCTCATGCAACGCAACAGCCCCATGCAATGCTCCATGCAATTCTCCATGCAACGCAACAGCCCCCTGCAACGCTCCATGCAACACCCTCATGCAACGCAACATCCCCATGCAACGCTCCATGCAACGCCCCCATGCAATGCAACGGCCCCATGCAATGCTCCATGCAATTCTCCATGCAACGCAACAGCCCCCTGCAACGCTCCATGCAACACCCTCATGCAACGCAACATCCCCATGCAACGCTCCATGCAACGCTCCATGCAATGCAACAGCCCCATGCAATGCTCCATGCAATTCTCCATGCAACGCAACAGCCCCCTGCAACGCTCCATGCAACGCCCCCACGCAGCGCGCCCACGCGACGCCCTCAGCACACCGCCCCGCGCCGCGGGCTCTCACTCCGCCGCAGCGCCGTGGTGGCCCAGACGCGGGGGGCCAGGTCGCGGCAAGCCCAGCGCCGCGCCTCGGCACGCTCGACCCAGCCGGTGCCGTTGTTGAGGCCCGAGGCCACCACGGTGGCAAAGGGGTGCAGGAGCCCCCAGTCGCAGGGGTCGTAGCGCCGCGCGTCGGGGTCGTAGCAGACCAGCGGGTTCTTGTTGAAGACCAGGGTGAGCTGGAAGTCCAGCAGGGAGCTGTTGGGCGCCAGCGAGCAGGAGCTGGCCATGTGCAGCAGGAAGGCgcctgggggggggaggggagggggatcACATGGGGGGGTCTCGGACCAGCCCGGTGCCTCCATTCATGtctgcctgtccccatccctctgtccATCTCCATCTCTCCATCCgcctccatccatccatctccaTCCTTCCATCCGCCTCCACCCATGTCCTTCCACCTTCACCCCTCCATCCACGTCCTTCCATCTTCATCCATCCCTATCCATCTCCATCCTTCCATCTGCCTCCACCCACGTCcttccatctccatccatctcCATCCTTCCATCCACCTCCATCCATGTCCTTCCACCTTCATCCCTCCATCCACGTCCTTCCATCTTCATCCATCCCTATCCATCTCCATCCTTCCATCTGCCTCCACCCACGTCcttccatctccatccatctcCATCCgtctccatccatccatccacctcCATCCATGTCCTTCCACCTTCACCCCTCCATCCACGTCCTTCCATCTTCATCCATccctctccatctccatccTTCCATCTGCCTCCACCCATGTCcttccatctccatccatctcCATCCgtctccatccatccatccacctcCATCCATGTCCTTCCATCTTCATCCATCCCTATCCATCTCCATCCTTCCATCTGCCTCCACCCACGTCcttccatctccatccatctcCATCCgtctccatccatccatccacctcCATCCACGTCCTTCCATCTTCATCCATCCCTATCCATCTCCATCCTTCCATCTGCCTCCACCCATGTCcttccatctccatccatccctatccatctccatccatccatccacctcCATCCATATCcttccatctccatccatctcCATCCTTCCATCTGCCTCCACCCATGTCcttccatctccatccatctcCATCCgtctccatccatccatccacctcCATCCACGTCCTTCCATCTTcatccatctccatccatctcCATCCTTCCATCCACCTCCATCCACGTCCTTCCATCTTcatccatctccatccatctccatccatccatctgcCTCCATCCATATCCTTCTACCTCcatccatctccatccatctccatccatccatctgcCTCCATCCATGTCCTTCCACCTTCATCCCTCCCACCTATGTCCTTCTgcctccatccatccatctccCTCCATGTCTTTTCACCtccatccatccgtccatccatctccatccatccatgtCCCTCCACTTTCATCCCTCCATCCATGTCCTTCCCCCTCCATCCATCTCCATCTgtctccatccatccatccatctccaTCCATGTCCTTCCACCTTGATCCCTCCATCCATGTCCTTCCACCTCcatccatctccatccatctcCATCCATGTCCTTCCACCTCcatccatctccatccatctcCATCCATGTCCTTCCACCTCcatccatctccatccatctcCATCTGTCTCCATCGATCCATCCATCTCCATCCATGTCCTTCCATCTTCACCCATCTCcatccatctccatccatccatccacctcCACCCATGTCCTTCCACCACCATccacctccatccctccatctgTCCCCCAATTGACTCCACTCCtccccccccatctccccccgcccaccccccccattccccccagctgtcccccccatcctccccctcACTCTTGGCCCCCACTTGGGTCAAGCCCCAACGTCTCCAAAGTGGCCTGGGGTCCCCATGAGGTCACCCCACAGCcatggggctgagcccccccaaaCCGTCCCAAACACCcaccagggctgagcccccccgCGACTACCCCATGTGCCACAGGGCTGAGCCCCTCCCCAACCAtcccagggctgagcccccccagaCTGTCCCCAAGGTCCC is a window from the Falco naumanni isolate bFalNau1 chromosome 24 unlocalized genomic scaffold, bFalNau1.pat SUPER_24_unloc_1, whole genome shotgun sequence genome containing:
- the LOC121081975 gene encoding RING finger protein 225-like; the protein is MDGDTEGVSPLDCVICFAPYDRLFKVPKVLGCGHTFCLECLARVTVVAPDAPTLLCPICRRPTALPRRRGPPALPTRADLLALLPPGPAGSVRFSRPKGLLYVPPGHPKPPGQVPTVTLSLELGQPDPPAPPPSRGWPRVSGRWSLYRAVALTVALAVGGGLVLCGVFILFLQPMVCGEGGAGDQRHLGGGGLAPVLRRGTPHPPSPLPWQNHPLRVTDPHVVLVAHGPPPTPHEDESLLPCGL
- the RPS5 gene encoding 40S ribosomal protein S5, which codes for MTDWETAPAVTETPDIKLFGKWSTDDVQINDISLQDYIAVKEKYAKYLPHSAGRYAAKRFRKAQCPIVERLTNSMMMHGRNNGKKLMTVRIVKHAFEIIHLLTGENPLQVLVNAIINSGPREDSTRIGRAGTVRRQAVDVSPLRRVNQAIWLLCTGAREAAFRNIKTIAECLADELINAAKGSSNSYAIKKKDELERVAKSNR
- the LOC121081979 gene encoding LOW QUALITY PROTEIN: HLA class II histocompatibility antigen, DM beta chain-like (The sequence of the model RefSeq protein was modified relative to this genomic sequence to represent the inferred CDS: inserted 1 base in 1 codon) gives rise to the protein MLVLLGVALGARGAGAFLLHMASSCSLAPNSSLLDFQLTLVFNKNPLVCYDPDARRYDPCDWGLLHPFATVVASGLNNGTGWVERAEARRWACRDLAPRVWATTALRRTPPQALITASKTNNAHAPVLLTCHIWGFYPAEVTVIWLHNGDIVGPGDXPPISATPNGNWTYQTQVTLMVAPVAGDTFTCSVQHASLDQPLLVDWGPGLSLGLILKVAAATVMMVLGLSFFIVGVYRYWARPPAPGYTPLPGHNYPAGSI